Part of the Littorina saxatilis isolate snail1 unplaced genomic scaffold, US_GU_Lsax_2.0 scaffold_1348, whole genome shotgun sequence genome, gagaaagacagagagcgatGTCAAAGTACAATCATCATTACCTGAAGAGCCTCCGCCTTGCCGGGATCCTCGAGAGCGCATCGGTCAGAGGCCGTGAGACAGAGCGTCTTGAGCACGACGGTCTCGGGAGGGGAGAGACGGAGCGCCTTGAGCTTGTCGGCCATGTCGAACTCGTAGGTGGCGAACTCTTGGCCCATGCGGTGCCTGTAGTCCATCTCTGTCCAGGCCGTGCCGTTCGGGGCCACGAAGGTCCTGTGCTCAGAGTTGAAACCTCTGTAGAGATGTGGAAAACCAATTTTAATCATGTAGGGCCTATGCTAGGTCGTAAATGACAAAAGTATGGCCCTGGCTAGAACCGCTACTGAAAAATCGTTACAGTCGCATAAGAAAGAATTAAGGCACGTAATACCACACCGTTTTGCAATCACGAAGGTCCTTTGCTCAGAGTTGAAACCTCAATAGATCACGTGCAAAGCCACACAAGATTTAATGATATATTACGATCTCATTGATTACCATCATATTATATTACCATTATTACCATTgattaccatcccgaagaagtcAGCAACTGTGATTGGCTTTGAAGCTTTACCAAAACTGGTTTCtgggttgtttttttgggttttttaaatttaataaTGTATACTATATCGTAAATGACGAAAAGCATGCCCATGGCTGAAAACCCTTCACAATCCCGTAACAAAGACCGCAGTAGATGCCGCATCGTTTTGCATTAAAGTTCAAATTTAACTGTCTGGGAATACtcagggttgttgttgttgttatgtttcaAACCAAGGCATGATTGAgtgaaaatgtgaaaatgtttacatgtgttttgaaatgtaatgatTAAAGTTAGACGCCACAAAACTCATTCAAGGGGACTTCCGAAACACAACCCCCTTAGATCTAGCTCTGCCCATTTAAAAGAACAACAATTTATCTCCCAAAACAAGAACCCATCATACCAAGTTCAAGTTCAGGTTTTattggtccataacccatgggggcattttgaacaataaatacaatcaatacaatcaatATATGCCAACGcagtaaataaaaaataaaaataaaaaataaaaaaaaataaaaaaaattatgaaaagctgttacaaattctatcaacaaagtccaaaatattctttagcaatttctttttcttcgtagcaaacaactttttaaatttaagtgcattaggtttttttccaatagtaaggtggtaacaactcagctctttcttcttagaaaaaatcacagacaaataaataatggaattcatcacctatgtcttgtgatacacatttggtgcaagttctttctgatctcgggatgttaagataacgttctttctgtacaggcaaattgttgtttaatgttctaaactatACCTATAAGAGCCAATGATCCAGAACTCTTCTCGTCCGTGTTTGAGCAGTGTGATCTGGTCTTTGACAGGCAGGTCGCTGAATCCAGGCACGCCCTTGGCGAACCTGACGTAGCCCGGCACGTGCTTCTCGATGCAGGTGGCGAAGAAATTGATGAGGTACTTCCGGTTGTCGACGTCTATGCCGGTGCGCCGGTAGATGTCGTTGTAGAGGTCGTCTGCTAGCACGTCATTGTGCAGGCCGAACGTTTCTCGCTTCAGTCGCTGCTCTTCAAACACCTGGGTGCAGAGTTATGCTGAGTGTTAGTTTGATTATACCTTGGGTGCAGAGTTATGCTGAGTGTTGGTTTGATAATACCTTGGGCGCAGAGTTATGCTGAGTGTTAGTTTGATTATACCTTGGGTGCAGAGTTATGCTGAGTGTTAGTTTGATTATACCTTGGGTGCAGAGTTATGCTGAGTGTTGGTTTGATAATACCTTGGGCGCAGAGTTATGCTGAGTGTTAGTTTGATAATACCTTGGGCGCAGAGTTATGCTGAGTGTTAGTTTGATTATACCTTGGGTGCAGAGTTATGCTGAGTGTTAGGTTAATTATACCTTGGAGAATGAGGAACATAATTATGAGGTTGCGGCGATACGACGAAACCCCGCTATGCCggaagaccccccaatttaagactctcttctttgtaagaccctcctttctcaaatgatctgttcatagcctctgtaaatttacatccattttaagactcccttcatTTTAAgcttatttgtgaccctccaccacggaatgagtcgcatgtcacctttgcatgattttcataattttacaatttcctaaagagtgttttatgctctatccagtggtgaaaaccgttttagaaaagagcgaacactgttcgagttataagcctgtgactaaggtgaccctcacactgttaccacagtcccccccggacttataattattaagcctagcgcagaaccgcgcgaggtgacatgcgactcaccTTGGTGGAGTGTCACAATATGCAGATTTTGAAGGTCGTAAATGGGGGGTTCCGCTGTAATCCTTTTTTTGAGGCTGAAATGTACCTTGTTCATTTTAAAGTTTGTCTTTTTCTAAGGTGCcagttccgcataactctcacttactcgtGTTGCACATGCTGTATGCATTTAGATCGCTTACGTACCTTTGTTTCTCCAACCTGATTGGAGCGAAACATCACGGAGataaggcacacacaaaaaatagtctgtttacggtatcccgaccgaccctattttttcgcgcgaccctagacttttttttggcatttgggggagaaaaaaaataaaaaataaaaatctttgttttttggcaaaataacttaaaaatatgttttttggggaaaaaaaaattcccgacctaccgaccctattttttttggcctatgttaccgtaaacagacttctttttGTGCGTGTCTAAAGTATGAAACTTGTTACAGGTATAGTATAATACACTTGTCCTGCTTGTGGTTGATAAAACATGAGCCTTTGTGTGCATGGTCAACTGTGAAAGGGTACGACTCAGTCTGTGTAGAAACCTATTACAGGTATACCCTTGGCCTGCTTTTACTGGATAATACATGAGCCTTTGTGTGCACACGTCTACTGTGAAACGGTACGACTCAGACTGTGTAGAAACCTATTACAGGTATACCCTTGGCCTGCTTTTACTGGATAATACATGAGCCTTTGTGTGCACACGTCTACTGTGAAACAGTACGACTCAGACTGTGTAGAAACCTAGTGGTACAGTGACCTTTACATACTTGCACGATATCTCACACACACGTGGAAGAAATAGATAAGCGTAACACAATTAGAAAACAAAGTTGCCCAAATCGTGTCAttctgactttttttttctcctttacTAGGCAGCacctagtttgtttgtttgtttgtttgcttaacgcccagccgaccacgaagggccatataagggcggtgctgctttgacatttaacgtgcgccacacacaagacagaagtcgcagcacaggcttcatgtctcacccagtcacattattctgacaccggaccaaccagtcctagcactaaccccataatgccagacgccaggcggagcagccactagattgccaattttaaagtcttaggtatgacccggccggggttcgaacccacaacctcccgatcatggggcggacgccttaccactaggccaaccgtgccggtccagcACCTAGTCCCTCAACCCGCCAACCACCCACACCCCTACaatccccccccaccctccccgcCATCAAAAACGCTCCCCCTTCCCACCCCGCGTCTCCCGTTATGTCCGAACCTTTATGATTAATTTTCATATAGTTTCTCAGATAATAAAATGAACGGGAACGTTTGGAAAACAGACCCAAAAACAaggagactgccaacgttccaattttcaaaatcaaaaaaaacaagaaaggtaagttgttggaacgtttgttattttCATTTGGCCTAATAAAAGGATAGTCGCACCGGATTTTAAAGCAAAAGctacacaaaaacaaagactgaCCTTTGTGTGCTTGTGAGCGATGACGTGTTCAGAGACGTAAGTGTTGGTCAGCACGTGGTTGTCCATCTTGAGCAGCTGCTGGACGATACTGTCCACCTCCTCGTCGCTGACCGCACAGCCACTGGCCTTGGCCTTCATCTGTAGAACCTACAGTATACAAGTTTaagaacaagataacagtgAAACTGTACTCACCAGTACCAGAAACACGAACTGTAAACATGGACCGGTTTTGACGATTGTCTTCGTCAGCAAATACAATACTACTACAAGAAGAAGTATAGAAGTTAATTgttaatacagtggtacctgtgatgaaaggacacccttcgGGCCAGCCACAAATGTccttacattgcaggtggcctgtcacgacagcttagtgtgtgtgtttgtgtgtgtgtgtgtgtgtgtgtaatttattttttattttttatttttttttttttttgggggggggggttgcttgTTTGTATATTGTTTTTACCATTTGAAACAGGGTCGGTTTGACTTCTTATTCTTCGTCGTTTTCATCTTCTGCATGATTGCTTATTCCGGACTGAATTGTCTGTGGATTTGAGCTTCACGAGTGTGGAGTCAGCTCGGGTAATGCAGGCGATTGTTTACAGTGAAACGTACGTATTTCACAGTTTGATGTCATGCAGGCGATTGTTTACAGTGAAACGTACGTATTTCACAGTTTGATGTCATGCAGGCGATTGTTTACAGTGAAACGTACGTATTTCACAGTTTGATGTCATGCAGGCGATTGTTTACAGTGAAACGTACGTATTTCACAGTTTGATGTCATGGAGGTGATTGTTTACAGTGAAACGTACGTATTTCACAGTTTGATGTCATGCAGGCGATTGTTTACAGTGAAACGTACGTGTTTCACAGTTTGATGTCATGCAGGCGATTGTTTACAGTGAAACGTACGTGTTTCACAGTTTGATGTCATGCAGGCTTCTGAAGCTGACTTTCTGTGGGGTCAAAGGTCACACTCACGTGCTGTGAAGGTTTCTTGGCGTGCATTTGGTACTTGTAGGTACTTTGCCTTCTTTCCCGATCTTTTTTTGTTATCCATCACCGacctcctcccctcccctcccctccctctgtGTGTATTAcatacagtggtcgccggttaatatgaccacttTGGGACCGGGATAAAATGGTCATAATAAgcggctggtcatattaaccgatgTTAGAGAAAACGACTTAAAAAAATTCGCAAAacgaaacttttttttaaaattaataattgtaagaaaatgtaacttgttggcaacaaacacaaaattaaatATGTGTACTGTACATTGTAGCCATTATAGATGACGTCCGTTCAAAAGAAATTGAAATGGAATGAAAAGTAAATGGAAGAAACGGCATATACACGTCCAAATGTTCACTTAGGGGCCTGGAAAAAATCACGgatgttggtctgtgtgttgGTGCTAGACCAGAGGAGATCCTTCACTTCATTGTCAAAGGCTCCAAACTTCTCCATGTAGTAGCCGCGACTTTGAAGTCCAGACCTCAGTTTCTCCATTAGCGCTCTCATTTCAGGAGCTGTTggaagtgggggtgggggttcctCTTCGTCATCACTTTCAGGTTCTGTCTCGGTCTCTTccacatctttgtcttttccatGTCGTAGGCGCTTTCGTTGCGGTGAATCCTGCGTTGCGCACTCCTTCCTCACGCTGTCTTCATTCTTGAGAATGTTTGTCAAAAATCCTCTGTTGAAGCCCAACTGTGCAGCACTCTCACGCATACTACAGGATGGTAGAGCTTTAAATTTGTCAATAAGTTCTAGCTTTTCCTCGGCTGTCCGATCTTGGCGTTTTCGTTTCGACATTGTTTCCTCTTGAATCAGACTAAACGATTGGTTGGCTCGTGCTCTGTTCGTAATCACTTTAGATTTATTCACGGGAAATAATGAAAAGATCGCAcgcttttttgccttttttatgACGCTCAGTCtcggggaaaaaaagagagagaataatgaTCGCGACATTGGAGATCACTGAGCACTGATCACTGATCACTTTAGTTTCAttcacgaaaaagaaagaaaatatcgcACGCATTTTTGCCTTTTTCAAAAAATTGTATGTATTTTTCCCCCCAAGTGATTTCAAACTGAAAAAGATGTGAACTCGTTGCCATTTTCTCGAAACAATGTGGCCATATTAAGCGGCGTTGTGGTCATATTaagcggctttttctaatacataacaaagaaggacaattccggaccgggtaaaattggtcataatacgcggctggtcatattaaccgcggtcatattaaccggcgaccactgtaccTACCAGTCTGCCctttttaatctctctctctctctctctctctctctctctctctctctctctctctctctctctctctctctctctctctctctctctctctctctctctcctctatctagggctggatgtaaacaaGCATATATTCTTGCTCATATCTAATACCCTCGATGATAAAGATTTTGTCAtgtcttgttctctctctctctctctctctctctctctctctctctctctctctctctctctctctctctctctctctctctctctctctctctctccccccctctctctctctctctcctctatctagggctggatgtaaacaaGCATATATTCTTGCTCATATCTAATACCCTCGATGATAAAGATTTTGTCAtgtcttgttctctctctctctctctctctctctctctctctctctctctctctctctctctctctctctctctctctctctctctctctctctctctctgacccacCTCTAGGGTATCCTGTGTACGCTTGGTGTGGGTGTAGCGACCGGGTTTGATGGCCTCTGGACACATGCCCAAGGAAAGACAACGCCTGTAGCGACAGAAGCCACAGATTTTGCGTGGGTTACCGCCCTTGATGACACAGTTTTCTCCCCCTCCTGCAACAATTCAACAGATAAAGATGGTCTGAAAAAGATAAGAAATGgtatgtcccaaatagattcAGTtgtctgtgaggacgtaaagaaTCACCAGACGAGAATGTTTTCATCGTCTTTCTACGCTTTTGTGCAATTAATTGTACAGTGGAGCAACACTTAGAAGACATTCACAAATCTCGgaaaatcaatcagtcaatcaatcaatatgaggcttatatcgcgcgtattcggtgggtacagttctaagcgcagggattttttattttttatttttattttttattttatgcaatatatatcgcgcacatattcaaggcgcagggatttatttatgccgtgtgagatggaacttttttacacaatacatcacgcattcacatcggccagcagatcgcaaccatttcggcgcatatcctacttttcacggcctattattccaagtcacacgggtattttggtggacatttttatctatgcctatataattttgccaggaaagaccgttttgtcaatcgtgggatctttaacgtgcacaccccaatgtagtgtacaaagGAGGGAGACTTGAAATGGGGGTGAAtgacagaggttgtgaacaaaaagtccgagaaaatcaggtcttaaaagggaggtaatctTAAATAAAAGGGAGGTAATCTTAAATAAAAGGGAGGTAATCTTAAATAAAAAGGGAGGTAATCTTAAATAAAAGGGAGGTAATCTTAAATAAAAGGGAGGTAATCTTAAATAAAAAGGGAGGTTGCACTGTATCAGgcacaaaacgaaagaaaaTGTTTGATTCCCATGGCAGAACAAAAGAAGTTTAATTGGTCTGttgctttttctttttgtcttttacATTGAAGTTAGTTTTTATTTACCCAATCACATGTGACCCTTTAATGGTCGGAACTCGTGCAAGCTGTGCCTCCTTCATGTCTGAGAAGAGTACATTTTTGTACAAGGTCAGCAAAATCGAGCTGGCcaattgtcttttttttttttttttgggggggggggggggggggtaaaaaaaaaCGATCCAGGGGCAAGGTAAAAACTAGAGTCGGTCGTGGAATCAGAAACATTGATTTTGTTCTTGGCCTTATGACTTTTTTTAGCtttttctgaattaatttcgtaactttgtgtgtgtccgtctgtctctgtctctctgtctctgtctctctgtctctgtctctgtctctctctctctctctcttatttctctctctctctctttattcctccctctcctcctctgtcccctccccctccccaactctctttgccccccccccctttcaaccATTGTTAGCCCTAATAAAACATCAATCATTGAATATGCACCGGCCACTGGGAGACGACAAATGAGAACGGAGCCCCGATAAGCTTCCCAAAACGTGTACCGCAAGTGAAGTTAAGTCGTAGCGCAAAGCTGACCTACTGGCATAGAAAGCAAAACTAAGTGCTATCATCTACAGTCACATCCCTTTTCtcgtctctctatctgtctgtttctctgtctgtctttctgtctgtctttctgtctgtctgtctgagagagaaattcaagttttacgccctcacggcaaaagctgtcagcgtgagttcgatcccaggttcggcggaaatttatttcagagtcaactttgtgtgcagactctcttcggtgtccgaactcccccccgtgtacactacattgggtgtgcacgttaaagatcccacgattgacaaaagggtctttcctggcaaaattgcttaggcacagttaataattgtctacctatacccgtgtgacttggaataataggccgtgaaaggtaaatatgcgccgaaatggctgcaattactggccgtataaaatttcatctcacacggcatcactgcagagcgcctagaactgtacccatggaatatgcgcgatataagcgtcattgattgattgaaaagccAATAGGGGCATGAtcccgggtgttaccccgactttagatgacatacgcaggtgtatgcgtgtttaggttgTAGTCAGCCATGTGCagttatggcagaatgactgacgtctttaacgtgccactgtggtggaGATACGGGGCTGGGACATGAATACCGTCACGaaagactgtctgtctgtctgtcgttttaGTACAAGCGCACTGCATATATTCTAGTTCCGCTTCTTCCCCTTCCAAATAATCCTAAATTGTTCTTGAGAGGGACATTTGTCCGTGGAATAGTCATTGATTTGTATCATTAACATCTGTCTATGGTATTCCCAATGAATATTTTTCACAATGGCCAAAGTCCGTGGCATAGTCACTTTTATCATCACTGTCCCAATGTAGTCTTATATTACAACACTACGAAAGCCTTGTCTAAATGTAGCGTTTGCAAAAGGGACAGGTTATAAGTCTAGGCTTTGTCTAAACAAACTTATTCTTTTTCTTGATAAAGTTCAGTTTTAGTTTCAGTTTCTTCTCACCCCCACATTTCTTCATCAATATGTTGAGTCTCTCTCATTTCCATGTCCCACCCTCGTGTCAAACTATTAATCTCCACTCCTACTCACTCACCTCTACAGCGATGAGGCCGATGACTTTTCAGCGTCCGTCGGTAAAATCCTTTGCACGCCTCACAGGAGTTCACGCCGTAGTGAAAACCCGAAGCTGGATCTCCGCAGATCCGACAAGGGGGTAGGGTCTTCGGTATCTGGCGTGGACTCTTCTTCACACCCGGGGTGGATGGGGTGGAGAGGGTGATGAGGGCGTTGGGTGGTGGAGAATGGTCGGGAGAGCTTGGGGTGTTTGGCCACCCGTCAGAGGTGGAATCTGGGTGTAGATACGACAGCTGAAACACCAACAAAGTGTTTAAATCATTGTGCACAAAAGAAACGCAATGAGTACTGAAAGCTCAACTTTCTAATAAAGCAATATAATTAACAGATTTTAGTGGCTAAGAACGAAAAATCTATTCTAGCAAACCTCGTTACTCCTGAACACATTGTCAGTATGACAATAAAGGAAAAATGGATCGATTTTTGATGTACATGTATAATGCATTGTGTTTAATGACTAAAACTTAATTCAAGCCATGAAAGGAAATACAGCAAATTCTAAACTTTGCCCATTAGTCTGCGTTGGAGACACAGCATCCATACTTTCTTTtatgataaggccaaaaaaaaaattgtctgtttctggtcacccgaccgaccctaaatttcggcgccgaccctaaactttttttttccaaactcaaatttttttaatattttttttggtggtaaaggacagggtgagaaaatgaacaacaaaaacgtgtgaaaacgaaagtccgctgacgatttgtaaatgtgttgagtgtcttgtctctatgtatagtgaatccagtctctttgcgcgatttttaaagttagttttattggtctacatttggggtaaaaaaaaaaaatttaaaaaaaaattaaaaaaatcccgacctaccgaccctattttttttagccatgttaccagaaacagacaatttttttttttggcctaaacatcTAGCATGATGGAATCGTGATTTGCAAAATAAGAACGCCATGACTGGACTTCGCAGATTGAGTCCAGCTCATCATTTTCTTGACCGTACCCTGACACTCAGGTACACAAAAAAGGTACATGTTTTCGTTATTAAGCTTACTTGAAATGAATTCAAAACAACTCACATCTGAAACGTTGTCATTGTACACGTAGCCACAATCCGCATCATTAGAATCTTCTGCTTCTGATATCACTTTGACGTCTTGTGTGCTTGCGTCATTTCCGGTTTCTCCGCAGATGAGCAAATAACTTCCGAATATGCTGAGATCGCCTGTAGTACTGTCCCCTTCCCACATGTTTGTCTTCCTTTAATTTTTCTTCTCTCTAAATGTCAGTTTCTAATCAGCTACCAGGTGGCGACTGAAGCTGGTCAGACACGAACTCTTAGCTACAAATGAAAGAGAAATGTCAAATGAATTATTGACAAggagcttgagagagagagagagagagagagagagagagagagagagagagagagagagagagagagagagaggggaggggggaagagagagagagagagaggggggggagaaaaagagagagaaggagagagagagacagagagagacagagggaaggAAGAAGAGTTGAGACAGAGAGATTTAGAGACAAAGTAAGAGAccgagagaaacaaagagagacggagagagagggggggggggagagagtgggagaaagagagagagggagaaagacggggggagggagggagaggtggttttttttttaacctttacAAGCTGGGAGAGAAAGCGAGACATTGggaaagggagacagagagaaagagggacaaaacgcgagagaacgagagagagaggggggagagggagacagacagacagacagacagacagacagacacaaagagaggcagagagagtcTAGACGTGAAGAATGGGGAGGTAGGAAGTTTAAGCTGGAAGTAAAAGGAACAAAAAACGGTAGATACATTATTGACAAAGGAGTTTACAGACGATCAGATGTAAAGACACGGAC contains:
- the LOC138955405 gene encoding peroxisome proliferator-activated receptor delta-like, which encodes MWEGDSTTGDLSIFGSYLLICGETGNDASTQDVKVISEAEDSNDADCGYVYNDNVSDLSYLHPDSTSDGWPNTPSSPDHSPPPNALITLSTPSTPGVKKSPRQIPKTLPPCRICGDPASGFHYGVNSCEACKGFYRRTLKSHRPHRCRGGGENCVIKGGNPRKICGFCRYRRCLSLGMCPEAIKPGRYTHTKRTQDTLEVLQMKAKASGCAVSDEEVDSIVQQLLKMDNHVLTNTYVSEHVIAHKHTKVFEEQRLKRETFGLHNDVLADDLYNDIYRRTGIDVDNRKYLINFFATCIEKHVPGYVRFAKGVPGFSDLPVKDQITLLKHGREEFWIIGSYRGFNSEHRTFVAPNGTAWTEMDYRHRMGQEFATYEFDMADKLKALRLSPPETVVLKTLCLTASDRCALEDPGKAEALQVRLMQVYLRLVRRRQEEEQRGVVAASMGCVVNLRDMSQLSRISSYQRALFREALDTHPVLRELVTFPGDT